One Phaseolus vulgaris cultivar G19833 chromosome 11, P. vulgaris v2.0, whole genome shotgun sequence genomic window carries:
- the LOC137819953 gene encoding G-type lectin S-receptor-like serine/threonine-protein kinase At2g19130, which produces MWNKKPPLLWLSLLITYFFSFHTYISLAALTTISANQSLSGDQTLVSTEGQFELGFFSTGNNSNYYIGMWYRKISKKTYVWVANRDTPVSDKNSAKLTILDGNLVVLNQFQNIVWSTNLSSSSSGSVVAVLLDSGNLILSNRPNASATDAMWQSFDHPTDTWLPGGKISLNNKTKKPQYLTSWKNTEDPATGMFSLELDPEGSTAYLIRWNRTEQYWSSGAWNGHIFSLVPEMRLNYIYNFTFVSNENESYFTYSLYNNSIISRFFMDVSGQIKQLTWLDNAQQWNLFWSQPRQQCEVYAFCGGFGSCTENAMPYCNCLTGYEPKSQSDWNLTDYSGGCVRKTELRCDPPNSSSKDNDRFLPIPNMNLPNHSQSIGAGDVGECESRCLSNCSCTAYAYDNNGCSIWYGDLLNLQQLTQDDSSGQTLFLKLAASEFHDSKSNKGTVIGAVAGAVGAVVVLLIVFVFVILRRRKRHVGTGTSVEGSLVAFGYRDLQNATKNFSEKLGGGGFGSVFKGTLPDSSVIAVKKLESISQGEKQFRTEVSTIGTVQHVNLVRLRGFCSEGTKKLLVYDYMPNGSLDSKIFQEDRSKVLDWKVRYQIALGTARGLTYLHEKCRDCIIHCDVKPENILLDADFVPKVADFGLAKLVGRDFSRVLTTMRGTRGYLAPEWISGVAITAKADVYSYGMMLFELVSGRRNSEASEDGQVRFFPTFAANMVHQEGNVLSLLDPRLEGNADIEEVNRVIKIASWCVQDDESHRPSMGQVVQILEGFLEVTLPPIPRTLQAFVDNHESIVFFTDSSSTQSSQVKSNTSSASSQTKTKTNTTSNTS; this is translated from the coding sequence ATGTGGAACAAGAAACCACCCTTGTTATGGCTTTCTCTCCTCATCACATACTTCTTCTCTTTCCACACCTACATATCACTTGCAGCTTTGACCACCATCTCAGCAAATCAATCTCTCTCTGGAGATCAAACTCTTGTCTCCACAGAGGGACAATTTGAATTGGGTTTCTTCTCCACAGGTAACAACTCTAATTACTATATAGGCATGTGGTACAGAAAGATATCTAAAAAGACTTATGTTTGGGTAGCAAATAGAGACACCCCAGTTTCTGATAAGAATTCTGCTAAATTAACAATATTGGATGGTAATTTAGTGGTCTTAAACCAGTTCCAAAATATAGTTTGGTCAACGAATTTGAGTTCTTCTAGCTCAGGTTCTGTGGTAGCCGTGCTTCTAGATTCTGGGAATCTTATATTAAGCAATAGGCCTAATGCATCAGCAACTGATGCTATGTGGCAGAGTTTTGATCACCCCACAGACACGTGGCTTCCCGGTGGCAAGATAAGTTTGaacaacaaaacaaagaaaCCACAGTATCTCACTTCATGGAAGAATACTGAAGATCCTGCAACGGGTATGTTCTCTCTTGAACTAGACCCTGAAGGAAGCACTGCATATTTGATTCGTTGGAATAGAACTGAGCAGTATTGGTCCAGTGGTGCTTGGAATGGACACATTTTCAGCTTGGTTCCTGAGATGAGACTAAACTACATCTACAATTTCACCTTTGTGTCTAATGAGAACGAGAGCTACTTCACTTACTCCTTGTATAACAACTCTATTATATCTCGCTTTTTTATGGATGTCTCGGGGCAGATTAAGCAACTGACGTGGCTGGATAATGCTCAACAGTGGAATCTGTTCTGGTCTCAGCCTAGGCAACAGTGTGAGGTCTATGCCTTCTGTGGTGGATTTGGGAGCTGCACTGAGAATGCCATGCCATATTGTAATTGTTTGACTGGGTATGAGCCAAAGTCACAATCTGATTGGAATCTTACGGATTACTCAGGAGGGTGTGTGAGAAAGACGGAGCTTCGATGTGACCCTCCAAATTCCTCTAGCAAGGACAATGACAGGTTCCTTCCAATTCCCAACATGAATTTGCCTAATCATTCACAATCCATAGGAGCTGGGGATGTTGGGGAATGTGAATCAAGATGCTTGAGTAACTGTTCTTGTACTGCATATGCTTATGACAATAATGGTTGCTCAATTTGGTATGGTGATCTCTTGAACCTGCAACAGCTTACTCAAGATGACAGCAGTGGGCAGACTTTGTTTCTCAAACTTGCAGCGTCCGAGTTTCATGATTCTAAAAGCAATAAAGGGACAGTCATTGGTGCTGTTGCTGGAGCTGTTGGTGCCGTGGTGGTTCTTCTAATTGTCTTTGTTTTTGTGATTCTCAGGCGTAGAAAGAGACATGTTGGGACAGGAACATCCGTGGAGGGCTCATTGGTGGCATTTGGGTATAGGGATTTGCAAAATGCAACGAAGAATTTCTCAGAGAAACTGGGAGGAGGGGGTTTTGGCTCTGTCTTCAAAGGAACATTGCCTGATTCTAGTGTCATTGCAGTTAAGAAGCTTGAAAGCATTAGCCAAGGTGAGAAGCAGTTCAGAACAGAAGTGAGCACAATTGGGACAGTCCAGCATGTCAATCTTGTAAGGCTTCGCGGGTTCTGCTCTGAAGGTACTAAGAAACTTCTGGTTTATGATTACATGCCAAATGGTTCATTGGATTCCAAAATATTTCAAGAAGATAGATCCAAGGTGTTGGATTGGAAAGTGAGGTACCAAATTGCTCTTGGAACAGCGAGGGGGTTGACTTATCTTCACGAGAAGTGTAGAGACTGCATCATACACTGTGATGTGAAGCCAGAAAACATTCTCCTTGATGCTGATTTTGTTCCAAAGGTGGCAGACTTTGGCCTTGCAAAGCTGGTTGGAAGGGACTTCAGCAGGGTCCTCACTACCATGAGAGGGACAAGAGGTTATCTTGCCCCAGAGTGGATATCAGGTGTGGCTATCACTGCCAAAGCAGATGTCTACAGCTATGGAATGATGCTTTTTGAGTTGGTGTCAGGTAGGAGGAACTCTGAGGCATCGGAAGATGGCCAAGTGAGGTTCTTCCCTACTTTTGCTGCAAACATGGTCCACCAAGAAGGGAATGTGCTTAGCTTGTTGGACCCTAGGTTGGAGGGAAATGCTGACATTGAAGAGGTCAATAGAGTCATCAAAATTGCTTCATGGTGTGTCCAGGATGATGAATCTCACAGGCCTTCCATGGGTCAGGTGGTTCAAATCCTTGAAGGTTTCTTGGAAGTGACTTTGCCTCCAATTCCAAGGACCCTCCAAGCCTTTGTTGACAACCATGAGAGCATAGTTTTCTTCACTGACTCCAGCTCCACACAGAGTTCACAGGTAAAGAGTAATACCTCAAGTGCCTCCTCTCaaaccaagaccaagaccaacaCCACATCCAATACTTCCTAG